CTCTGTTTTGATTGGAAGTGGAATGGAGGGAGGATTGCTACTAGTTTTATTTGCTTTATCAGGATCGATGGAGGAGGCTGTGACAACCAAAGCGAAAGGGGCGATGAGCAGCTTATACAAACTCTCCCCCACCTTGGCTTGTGTGATGACTCCCCAAGGAACTTTAATCGAGAGGTCGGTAAAAGAAATTAAGGTAGGGACACATATCCTAGTTAAAGCAGGTCAAGTTGTCCCATTAGATGGCAAAGTGGTCGAGGGGACTTCCTCTGTAAATTTAGTGCATTTAACGGGAGAAAATTTCCCTGTGATTAAAAAAGTGGGGGATTTAGTTCCTGCCGGAGCGCGCAATTTGGATGGCTTTTTAACTTTGGAAGTCTTTCGCACAAGCAACGATTCTACCTTAGCAAAAATTATTCAGCTTGTGACACAAGCTCAAGAAGCGCGTCCGCGCTTGCAAAGATGGTTTGATACAGTGAGTCGTCGGTATGCGATTACGATTATTCTACTTTCTTTGCTGTTTGCCACGAGTTTGCCCTGGCTGCTTAACCTCCCCTTTTTAGGAACGGAAGGGTCTCTTTATCGCGCCTTGGCTTTTTTGATAGCAGCTTCTCCTTGTGCCTTAATTATTGCCATCCCCATTGCTTATTTAAGCGCGATCAGTGCTTGCGCTCGCAGAGGTATTCTGCTTAAGGGAGGGCTTAGCTTAGATGCTTTAGCGTCTTGCTCTGCCATTGCCTTTGATAAAACCGGAACTTTAACGACTGGGGATCTAACGGTAGAAGCCATAGAACCTATCGGACAAACCGCTCATTCACTTGAAGAGGCTTTGAAAATAGCTTACACGCTGGAAATGAATGCCGTCCATCCCATTGCAAAAGCCATTTTAAAACACGGGCAACAAGCAAACATTACCCCGTTGTTATTGAGTGCTTTTAAAAGTATCCCTGGCTATGGATTAGAAGCGCATGTGGCAAGCTCGCAAGGAGAGGTGAAGATATATTTAGGGCGGCCCGAATATATGATGGCTCATTTATCCGCTGAAAAAGCGGAAGCCCTTCGAGCTAAGATCGAAGAATTTCAACAAAAAGGAGAGTTGCTGACAGTTCTTTTAATCGAGCAAGACCTATTTCTATTTCGATTTCGCGACACCCCTCGCAATTTGATTAAAGAAACTTTACAAAAGATTAAGAAAGAATGGAATTTAATTTTGGTCATGTTAACTGGAGATCATCGAGCCAGTGCGAAGCGTATAGCAGAAGATCTTGGTATTCTAGAATACCATGCAGACTTAACCCCTGAAGGTAAGCTTAGACATGTCTCGCATTTGGCCCAATCAAGGGGATTGGCCATGATTGGAGATGGGATCAATGATGCGCCGGCGTTAGCTCGCGCGACTGTGGGCATTTGCATGGGGAAAGTGGGGAGTACAAGTGCTATAGACGCCTCCGATATTGTTTTATTACAAGATAATATCGACCAATTGCATTGGCTTATAAAAAAAGCCCATCAAACGCAAAGAATTGTGCGTCAAAATTTAACCTTAGCTGGCTTGGCCATTGTATTGGCAAGCTTGCCTGCTTTATTAGGGGTTATCCCGCTGTGGCTAGCGGTTATTTTGCATGAAGGGGGAACCGTGTTAGTGGGGCTAAACGGCTTACGCCTTATGCGCGATTAAAGGGATGGAGGGCCTATTTAATTTTCATCGGACAGATTGAACAAATTGCCATGGATAACTATGATCCCAATTAGGATTAATCGTTAGAAAGACTCTCTGCTGCCGGAGCTTTTATGGAAAGAACAAGGCCTCTCACGCTAACTCATGAGCAACTCGAAATCGCTGTAAAGAACGAAAGTCAAAAATTTCAAGGGTATTATCAGTGGCTTGAACAGGCTATGCCTCATACCTTTTTTGAGGATATCAGCGAAGAAAATATTATGCTGATTACCCATAGTTTAATGGGATTTCACGTTCAAGAGTTTTTTTCCACTATTCAGTTAAAGCATGCAGCTATTGTGATGTGCCTAGACAGCGCGGATGCGGATTTACGTATCTTGAAAGACTATGCCCTTTATGGAATCAAAAATTACCAAACGTATGTCTCAAAAATGGCTCTCCCTTTTCCGGGCGTCTCCGCTAATTTGCGCGTTGCCTCCCTTTATTTTACCGAAGCCATTGAACCTGCTATTCCTGCTTATCCCCAAAAAGAAAAAGAAGAGCTGCGAGCGCTCGTCAAAGAACGCAACCCCCAAGTTTCAGATGAGGAATTTGAACGCCTTTTGTCAGGCATCAACAACCGCTTTTTAAGAGCCTTGCCAGTTGAGCGCTTAATTTTAGCACTCGGTATGTTTTTCCGGGCCAAAACGCGCGACAATTGCCAATATGAAGTGCGCTATAATGAAGATTGGCAAGAAAAAGGTGTGGCTTCGATGCAAATCGTCTTGGCATGGCGCAATACGCCCAAATACCACTTTTTATATCGGTTGGCACGCACGATTCAGCGGCATGGACTAGTGATGAAAAGCGTAAATGCCTGCTACATTGATCCTTACAGCAAAAATAGCATTTTATTAATGGTGTTAAGCTTGCATGGCAGCAATGGTGAGGCGGCGTGGGATGTGGCCGATATTCCTAACTTTTTAAGAGAATTTGTGACAGTTAAATACTTCCCTAGCTTCGATGAGATTGATCAGCAGTTGATTAGCAAAGGCGTGGTGACGGGAGCTATGGGGAATTTTCTTCGGGCTAGCGTGAGCTTCATCCATCAGTGTCTAGTTCATCTTGATGCACATCTTTATACTCCGGAGAAAATCGAAGAAGATTTATGCCGGCATCCAGAGCTCACACAGCAGATTTGCTTGGCTTTCAAGAATAAATTCGATCCGGATGATGGCAATCTGGAAGAGTATTTAAAAATACGAACGAAGTTTTTGGAAGATGTGGCCAATTTAGACACGGGACACGAAGAGAATGACCTGCGCCGGAAAAATGTGCTGCGGCAAGGCATGAATTTGGTTCATTACTGCTATAAAACGAATTTTTATCGAGTGAACTATACAGCCTTAAGCTTTCGAATGGATCCCCATTACCTCGATGAGATTCCTTTTGAGCGGCAAAAAAAATTTCCCGAGCTTCCTTTTGCTATTATTTTTTCAAAAGGAATGCATTTTTTGGGGTTTCATATTCGCTTCAAAGATTTAGCGCGGGGAGGGCTAAGAACCGTTTTCCCTTCCCAGGCTGAGCATATGGTTAGCGAAGGCAACAGAATTTTTACCGAATGTTACAGTTTGGCTTATACCCAGCACAAAAAAAATAAGGATATCCCCGAAGGAGGAGCTAAAGGGGTCCTTTTTATCAACCCTTATGAGCGTTTAGATTCGGAAACTCAAATTTTGAGAAAGGAACTAGAAGCTTCCCAAACAGACCCGGCAGGAATTGAAGAAAATTTGGCCCTTTATAGAAAGGAACAAGCGGAGGAATTTCTTTACCAAGCGCAGCGATCCTACATTGAAAGTTTGTTAACCATTGTGAATTGTCATCCGGACGGCTCTCTGCGAGCCAAGTATATTGTGGATTATTGGCAGCGCCCTGAATATATTTATCTAGGACCTGACGAAAATATGCACGACTCCATGATTCAATGGATTGCCGCTTTTAGCCGGAAATATGGGTATAAACCGGGAGGAGCTTTTATTTCAGGCAAGCCGATTGTGGGAATTAACCACAAGGAATATGGAGTCACCTCTTTGGGCGTCAATGTGTATATGGAAGCTCTCTTGCATTTCATAGGGATTGATCCGACAAAAGAACAATTTACCGTGAAGATGTCTGGGGGGCCAGACGGAGATGTGGCTGGCAATCAGATTTGTAATTTATACCGCTATTTCCCACATACCGCTAAATTGTTGGCATTAACAGATGTGTCGGGGACTATTCATGACCCTCAAGGGTTGGACCTCGCTTGTTTAGCTGAGCTTTTTAAGGAGCGAAAGCCTATTCGCTATTATCCACCAAATAAATTAAATGAGGGTGGGTTTTTAGTGGATAAAGAATCCAAGCGCAATCAAACAGCTTTTATCCAACAAGTGCTTTGCTGGAAAAAACAAGAGGGCAAATTGATAGAAGACTGGATTTCGGGTAGCGAGATGAATCACCTCTTAAGGCATAACGTGCATCAGGCAAAAACAGATGTTTTTATTCCTGCAGGGGGAAGGCCGAGAACGCTTAATCACTCCAACGTGGAGGATTTTCTGGATGATAAAGGAAGCCCCACTTCCCGTTTGATTATTGAAGGAGCCAATCTTTATTTAACTCCTCAGGCTCGACGTTTCTTAGAAGAAAAGGAAGTTTTGATTGTTAAGGACAGTTCTGCGAATAAAACAGGCGTTATTTGTTCTTCTTTTGAAATCTTATGTGGCTTAACCTTAACAGATGAAGAGTTCATCACCTACAAGAGCCAGCTTGCCGTAGAAATTTTGGAACGCTTAAAAAAATGTGCCTCTGAGGAAGCTCGGCTTCTTTTGCGCACACTTGAGGAGCAAGGGGGGTATTTAACGGATATTTCAGAGCTTATTTCCAAGCGAATCAACCAATTTACTTACCAGCTCTTGGATTTCCTCGAGGAAATTGAGCTCTCTAAAGACCTAAATGATCCTTTAATTCGCCGTTTTTTACGCTATTGCTTACCCACTCTTCGGCAAAGATTTCAACACGCTTTACTGCAAGAAATCCCCGAGCACCATAAAAAAGCGATCATCGCTTGTTCAATTGCCGCAGATTTAGTTTATTCGCGCGGGATTTCTTGGCTTCCTTCTGTCGTCGATGTCCTCCCTCTTTTGCTTGAACAGAAGGAGGAATATCTTTATCCCCCGAGAGGAAAAGCCCTGGAGGCGAAAGAAATCAGCACTTAAACCCTTCGAGTGCTAAATCAAGCTTGACCCGTTTTCTCTTTCCTTGTATACTAGTCATAAACAAGGAGAGCTTTGGTGAAAGTTCCAGCCACTTCAAAGAAAGGTCATAAATCTAACCGAGAGAGGCAGGTGCTGCTCGGATTAGTTGAATATTACTTGAATACAGGAAAGCCAGTCGGCTCGCATACGTTACAGGGGGCTGGTTTTGAAAACATTAGTTCCGCGACCATACGCAATTATTTTGCAAACCTGGAACAAGAAGGTTATCTTTCTCAACAGCATACTTCAAGCGGGAGAGTTCCGACCAATAAGGCTTTGCGTCTTTATACAGAAGAATATCTCAACTCGGCTATCATTGCTCCTGAAGATGAGAAAGTTTTACAGGCTTTGAGACAGGTAGAGACGCGTGAAATTGCTTCTTATTTACAATATGCTGCAGAAACCCTTTCCCAATTAAGCAATCAAGCTGTTTTTTTATCGGCTCCCCGCTTTGATCAAGATTATCTCGTTGAACTAAAGCTAGTTTCAATCGATCATTCCCGCTGCCTGTGCATTTTAGTGACTGGTTTCGGCATTATTCAAACAGAAGTTTTATATGTAAATAAAAAATTAAATGCTTTTACAATCAAAAGGCTTGAGCTTTATTTTCATTGGCGTTTGACAGGATTTGATAAACCTACTACTCTAAACAAAGAGGAAGAGCTTTTAGGCCAAACAATGTATAACGAATTGATGGTTCGTTATATTGTAGGCTATTCCAATTTTACGGATGAAGAGGTCTATCGCACAGGATTTTCTAAATTAGCCACGCATGCCGACTATCAAACGCCTGCTGCCCTAGCTATCAACTTAGCCTTGTTTGAAGATGCGCAGAGTATGCGGTTACTTTTGCGAGACTGCGTAACGCATAGTCGCTTAAAAGTATGGATAGGGGAAGATTTGCTTCCTTTTTCGTCCGAAATACCCACTTG
The Parachlamydia sp. AcF125 genome window above contains:
- a CDS encoding heavy metal translocating P-type ATPase — encoded protein: MMIPSSSTESNLAKHPVVFDDFFDLDEQESASPFLTPHSRVWAVNLPLKASIFAACLLALSFIFSFFPSLLSLSHFFLISVYFLAGIPALIESLEDLAVLDINIDILMTLAAFSSVLIGSGMEGGLLLVLFALSGSMEEAVTTKAKGAMSSLYKLSPTLACVMTPQGTLIERSVKEIKVGTHILVKAGQVVPLDGKVVEGTSSVNLVHLTGENFPVIKKVGDLVPAGARNLDGFLTLEVFRTSNDSTLAKIIQLVTQAQEARPRLQRWFDTVSRRYAITIILLSLLFATSLPWLLNLPFLGTEGSLYRALAFLIAASPCALIIAIPIAYLSAISACARRGILLKGGLSLDALASCSAIAFDKTGTLTTGDLTVEAIEPIGQTAHSLEEALKIAYTLEMNAVHPIAKAILKHGQQANITPLLLSAFKSIPGYGLEAHVASSQGEVKIYLGRPEYMMAHLSAEKAEALRAKIEEFQQKGELLTVLLIEQDLFLFRFRDTPRNLIKETLQKIKKEWNLILVMLTGDHRASAKRIAEDLGILEYHADLTPEGKLRHVSHLAQSRGLAMIGDGINDAPALARATVGICMGKVGSTSAIDASDIVLLQDNIDQLHWLIKKAHQTQRIVRQNLTLAGLAIVLASLPALLGVIPLWLAVILHEGGTVLVGLNGLRLMRD
- a CDS encoding NAD-glutamate dehydrogenase domain-containing protein, encoding MERTRPLTLTHEQLEIAVKNESQKFQGYYQWLEQAMPHTFFEDISEENIMLITHSLMGFHVQEFFSTIQLKHAAIVMCLDSADADLRILKDYALYGIKNYQTYVSKMALPFPGVSANLRVASLYFTEAIEPAIPAYPQKEKEELRALVKERNPQVSDEEFERLLSGINNRFLRALPVERLILALGMFFRAKTRDNCQYEVRYNEDWQEKGVASMQIVLAWRNTPKYHFLYRLARTIQRHGLVMKSVNACYIDPYSKNSILLMVLSLHGSNGEAAWDVADIPNFLREFVTVKYFPSFDEIDQQLISKGVVTGAMGNFLRASVSFIHQCLVHLDAHLYTPEKIEEDLCRHPELTQQICLAFKNKFDPDDGNLEEYLKIRTKFLEDVANLDTGHEENDLRRKNVLRQGMNLVHYCYKTNFYRVNYTALSFRMDPHYLDEIPFERQKKFPELPFAIIFSKGMHFLGFHIRFKDLARGGLRTVFPSQAEHMVSEGNRIFTECYSLAYTQHKKNKDIPEGGAKGVLFINPYERLDSETQILRKELEASQTDPAGIEENLALYRKEQAEEFLYQAQRSYIESLLTIVNCHPDGSLRAKYIVDYWQRPEYIYLGPDENMHDSMIQWIAAFSRKYGYKPGGAFISGKPIVGINHKEYGVTSLGVNVYMEALLHFIGIDPTKEQFTVKMSGGPDGDVAGNQICNLYRYFPHTAKLLALTDVSGTIHDPQGLDLACLAELFKERKPIRYYPPNKLNEGGFLVDKESKRNQTAFIQQVLCWKKQEGKLIEDWISGSEMNHLLRHNVHQAKTDVFIPAGGRPRTLNHSNVEDFLDDKGSPTSRLIIEGANLYLTPQARRFLEEKEVLIVKDSSANKTGVICSSFEILCGLTLTDEEFITYKSQLAVEILERLKKCASEEARLLLRTLEEQGGYLTDISELISKRINQFTYQLLDFLEEIELSKDLNDPLIRRFLRYCLPTLRQRFQHALLQEIPEHHKKAIIACSIAADLVYSRGISWLPSVVDVLPLLLEQKEEYLYPPRGKALEAKEIST
- the hrcA gene encoding heat-inducible transcriptional repressor HrcA, whose protein sequence is MKVPATSKKGHKSNRERQVLLGLVEYYLNTGKPVGSHTLQGAGFENISSATIRNYFANLEQEGYLSQQHTSSGRVPTNKALRLYTEEYLNSAIIAPEDEKVLQALRQVETREIASYLQYAAETLSQLSNQAVFLSAPRFDQDYLVELKLVSIDHSRCLCILVTGFGIIQTEVLYVNKKLNAFTIKRLELYFHWRLTGFDKPTTLNKEEELLGQTMYNELMVRYIVGYSNFTDEEVYRTGFSKLATHADYQTPAALAINLALFEDAQSMRLLLRDCVTHSRLKVWIGEDLLPFSSEIPTCSVLAIPYRINQHNVGAIGILGPVQMPYRRLFGILKVFSEYISETLTRHVFRFKLSFRQPHRTMSEKELPPLNHASFLLEDRR